One Deltaproteobacteria bacterium DNA window includes the following coding sequences:
- the rplT gene encoding 50S ribosomal protein L20, producing MPRVKRAVHARKKRKSLLSQASGYRAGRKNLIKQARNTVEKALQYSYRDRRTKKRDFRRLWIIRINAAAHNNGLSYSQFIHGLAEAGVSLDRKVLSDLAVHDDAAFAELAKIALESLKQTA from the coding sequence ATGCCCAGGGTAAAAAGGGCGGTTCACGCCAGAAAAAAGAGGAAGAGCCTGCTGTCGCAGGCATCCGGCTACAGGGCCGGCAGGAAGAACCTGATCAAGCAGGCCCGTAATACCGTGGAGAAGGCCCTCCAGTATTCCTACCGTGACAGGAGGACGAAGAAGCGGGATTTCCGCAGGCTCTGGATTATCCGTATCAACGCTGCCGCCCACAATAACGGCCTGTCCTATAGTCAGTTTATCCACGGGTTGGCCGAGGCCGGCGTTTCCCTGGATCGTAAGGTTCTATCGGACCTCGCTGTCCACGATGACGCCGCCTTCGCAGAATTGGCCAAAATAGCCCTCGAAAGCCTTAAGCAGACCGCATAA
- the rpmI gene encoding 50S ribosomal protein L35: MPKIKTNRGAAKRFGRTGTGKLKRRRAYHSHILTSKNQKRKRRLRSGTLVHSADASNVRKLIPYA; encoded by the coding sequence ATGCCGAAAATCAAGACAAACAGGGGTGCGGCCAAGCGGTTTGGGCGTACCGGGACGGGGAAACTGAAACGGCGAAGGGCATATCACAGCCACATCCTCACCAGTAAAAATCAGAAACGCAAGAGGAGGCTCAGGTCCGGCACACTGGTTCACAGCGCCGATGCCAGCAACGTCAGAAAGCTAATTCCCTACGCATAG
- a CDS encoding translation initiation factor IF-3, whose protein sequence is MPVNELIRAHEVRVIGPDGDQLGILKKADAITAAEELGLDLVEVAGNATPPVCRIMDFGKYKYELSKKAQVARKKQRIILVKEIKVRPKTDIHDLEVKAKHARKFLMEGNKIKVTVRFRGREIVHTDRGNLVLTKLLKMLDDVATVESHPKMEGRTMIMVLAPVA, encoded by the coding sequence ATACCCGTCAACGAGTTGATCAGGGCACATGAGGTCCGGGTTATCGGGCCTGATGGAGACCAATTGGGCATCCTGAAAAAAGCGGATGCCATTACAGCGGCGGAAGAACTGGGGCTTGATCTTGTTGAGGTTGCCGGCAATGCCACCCCTCCCGTATGCCGCATTATGGATTTCGGGAAGTACAAATATGAGTTGAGCAAGAAGGCCCAGGTCGCCAGAAAAAAACAGAGGATAATCCTGGTTAAGGAGATCAAGGTAAGGCCGAAGACAGATATCCATGACCTCGAGGTCAAAGCGAAACATGCCAGAAAATTTCTCATGGAAGGCAATAAAATCAAGGTTACCGTCAGGTTCAGGGGAAGAGAAATCGTACATACCGATCGTGGTAATCTGGTTTTGACCAAGCTGCTGAAGATGCTGGATGACGTTGCTACGGTTGAGTCACATCCGAAGATGGAAGGCAGGACCATGATCATGGTCCTCGCTCCTGTGGCCTGA
- the thrS gene encoding threonine--tRNA ligase: MKITFPDGSSREFEKGTTLGGIADSLGGRLAREALAAEVDGHLVDLGLSLDEDASIRFLTFEDPEGEKVFRHSASHVMAQAVKRLFPDTRLAIGPAIENGYYYDFDTTEAFHEEELDRIEQEMAHIVKERLPLVREVLPKDEAVALFREREEDYKVEMIEAIEDDTVSIYRQGDFIDMCRGPHVPDTGYIKCNKLLSVAGAYWRGDEHNKMLQRIYGTAFPDRKLLKAHLFRIEEARKRDHRRLGKELELFSILEEAGPGFAIYHPKGALIRTILEDFEKREHLKRGYQIVVGPQLLKVDLWKKSGHFDHYRENMYFTEVEKTQYGIKPMNCLAHMLIYKSRIRSYRELPIRYFELGTVYRHEQSGVLHGLLRLRGFTQDDAHILCTADQLNSEIRGVISFVKDVMAVFSFEYEMEVSTRPDSSIGTDEDWERATGALIKALDDDGLPYLINEGDGAFYGPKIDVKIRDAIGRMWQCATIQCDFALPERFELEYVGPDGHRHRPIMLHRVILGSIDRFLGILIEHYAGAFPTWLSPVQVKLLTITDSSVNYAKSVAKRLVREGIRVETDFRNEKIGFKIRESRLEKVPYMLIIGEKEAASGAVAVRHREDGDRGALPLDDFIDLVRDEVSSPVLP; this comes from the coding sequence GTGAAGATTACTTTTCCGGACGGATCATCCAGGGAATTCGAGAAGGGAACCACTTTAGGAGGGATCGCTGACTCTCTTGGAGGCCGTTTGGCGCGGGAGGCCCTTGCTGCCGAGGTGGACGGTCACCTGGTGGACCTTGGGCTTTCCTTGGACGAGGATGCGAGTATCCGTTTTCTGACTTTTGAGGACCCCGAAGGGGAGAAGGTTTTCAGACATAGCGCCTCCCATGTCATGGCCCAGGCAGTCAAAAGGCTTTTTCCCGACACGAGGCTTGCTATCGGCCCGGCTATTGAGAACGGCTATTACTACGATTTTGACACCACGGAGGCCTTCCACGAGGAGGAACTGGACCGAATCGAACAGGAAATGGCGCACATCGTCAAGGAGAGGCTCCCGCTGGTAAGGGAGGTTTTGCCAAAAGACGAGGCTGTCGCATTGTTCCGGGAAAGAGAAGAGGACTACAAGGTGGAAATGATCGAGGCCATCGAGGACGACACCGTTTCCATCTACAGACAGGGTGATTTTATCGACATGTGCCGTGGTCCCCACGTTCCTGATACGGGGTATATAAAATGCAATAAACTCCTGAGCGTCGCGGGGGCGTATTGGAGAGGTGATGAGCACAACAAGATGCTCCAGCGGATCTATGGGACGGCCTTCCCCGACAGAAAATTGCTCAAAGCTCACCTTTTCCGGATCGAAGAGGCGCGGAAAAGGGACCATCGACGGTTGGGCAAGGAGCTCGAACTCTTTTCCATACTCGAGGAGGCCGGCCCCGGCTTTGCCATTTATCATCCGAAGGGAGCCCTGATAAGAACTATCCTGGAGGATTTTGAAAAGAGGGAGCACCTGAAGAGGGGGTACCAGATCGTCGTGGGGCCCCAGCTCCTCAAGGTCGACCTGTGGAAAAAGTCCGGTCACTTCGACCACTATCGTGAGAACATGTATTTTACAGAGGTTGAGAAAACCCAGTACGGCATCAAGCCCATGAACTGCCTCGCCCATATGCTCATCTACAAATCCAGGATAAGAAGCTATCGTGAGCTGCCCATAAGGTATTTTGAGTTAGGCACCGTTTATCGCCATGAACAGTCCGGAGTTCTGCATGGTCTTCTCAGGCTCCGGGGCTTTACCCAGGACGATGCGCACATCCTCTGTACTGCGGATCAGCTCAATTCCGAGATCAGGGGAGTTATCTCCTTCGTGAAGGATGTTATGGCCGTGTTCAGCTTTGAGTACGAGATGGAGGTTTCCACCCGTCCCGACAGTTCAATCGGTACCGATGAGGATTGGGAAAGGGCGACCGGCGCTCTTATAAAGGCGTTGGACGACGATGGTTTACCTTACCTCATTAATGAGGGTGACGGGGCCTTCTACGGTCCAAAGATCGATGTTAAAATCAGGGACGCCATCGGCCGCATGTGGCAATGCGCCACGATCCAGTGTGATTTCGCCCTGCCTGAGAGATTCGAACTGGAGTACGTGGGACCGGATGGCCACCGCCATAGACCCATTATGCTTCATCGGGTCATTCTCGGATCCATCGATAGGTTTCTTGGCATCCTTATCGAGCATTATGCAGGGGCATTTCCCACATGGCTTTCGCCCGTGCAGGTGAAGCTGTTGACAATAACTGACAGTAGTGTTAACTATGCCAAGTCCGTTGCGAAGCGTCTTGTTCGGGAGGGGATAAGGGTTGAGACCGACTTCAGAAACGAGAAGATCGGGTTCAAAATAAGGGAATCCCGCCTGGAAAAAGTGCCGTATATGCTTATTATTGGTGAAAAAGAAGCCGCATCCGGTGCTGTCGCTGTGAGACACCGGGAGGACGGCGACAGGGGTGCTTTGCCTCTGGATGATTTTATTGACCTGGTGAGAGATGAGGTCTCATCACCTGTTCTTCCCTGA